A stretch of Planctomycetia bacterium DNA encodes these proteins:
- a CDS encoding DUF2334 domain-containing protein, whose protein sequence is MIHPELALPLLPLVLDRPPFELCRALEQEGIPFCVHAPGSPAGRFVLASGRAGCAFPLQNGQCLVDLDEVVECLGDDPWRQLADTRSRRAQWTLGPLPVREEVSLVDKRDVRRRLMAALREAIERRGGVWLKVGSCPFPYRAAFCLRIDHDDYHTEDFHALLHALRGQERAVSHYVCAADFVRHPEALARLRGWHVGGHGFHHHTYADYEQNLRNISRGWQVLERAGLAPDGFVAPHGRYSAALGEVLKNLGVSHSSEFGLAYDDAPFEPSPGGVLQIPVHPVCLGVVLEAAESCGMAAAAVIEPATRYFEQWIANRYEDGEPVLLYDHPTGRWGRYPQIVRAMLAAARNCGLLWRATMAEQALWWRARQKISLRVLRDGDEYVVFANGLPSNYQVAVEYWRGEHVAQMPLAETVLRFAPSALAYQRRGQRPRFQPVRVDRAEGLRGHVKRFLDWEKSTPIEEINASTVSGWMKRTLRRWQG, encoded by the coding sequence ATGATCCATCCGGAGTTGGCGCTGCCATTGTTGCCGCTGGTGCTTGATCGCCCGCCGTTCGAATTGTGCCGTGCGCTCGAACAGGAAGGGATTCCGTTTTGCGTTCACGCTCCGGGGTCGCCTGCGGGTCGCTTCGTGTTGGCCAGCGGCCGCGCCGGTTGCGCTTTTCCGCTGCAGAACGGTCAATGCCTCGTCGATCTGGATGAAGTTGTCGAGTGCTTGGGGGACGATCCCTGGCGCCAGTTGGCCGATACGCGCTCGCGTCGGGCGCAGTGGACGTTGGGGCCGCTGCCGGTCCGCGAGGAAGTATCGCTCGTCGACAAGCGCGACGTGCGCCGCCGGCTGATGGCGGCCTTGCGCGAAGCGATCGAACGGCGCGGCGGCGTGTGGCTGAAAGTGGGCAGTTGCCCCTTTCCGTACCGCGCGGCGTTCTGTTTGCGGATCGATCACGACGACTATCACACGGAAGACTTTCACGCACTGCTCCACGCGTTGCGCGGGCAGGAACGCGCCGTCAGTCACTATGTTTGCGCGGCCGACTTCGTGCGGCATCCCGAAGCGCTCGCCCGACTACGCGGCTGGCACGTCGGCGGGCATGGGTTTCATCACCACACGTACGCGGACTACGAGCAGAATTTGCGCAACATTTCGCGCGGCTGGCAGGTACTGGAACGCGCTGGCTTGGCGCCGGACGGATTCGTCGCGCCGCATGGACGTTATTCAGCGGCGCTCGGCGAAGTGCTCAAGAACTTGGGAGTCTCGCACAGTTCCGAGTTTGGCCTCGCCTACGACGACGCGCCGTTTGAGCCGAGTCCCGGCGGCGTGTTGCAAATCCCGGTACATCCGGTGTGCCTCGGCGTGGTGCTGGAGGCCGCCGAGTCCTGCGGGATGGCGGCCGCGGCCGTGATCGAACCGGCGACGCGGTACTTCGAACAATGGATCGCCAATCGCTATGAAGATGGCGAGCCGGTGCTGCTCTACGATCATCCAACTGGCCGCTGGGGACGCTATCCGCAAATCGTCCGCGCAATGCTCGCCGCAGCGCGCAATTGCGGCCTGCTTTGGCGAGCCACGATGGCGGAACAAGCGCTCTGGTGGCGCGCCCGACAGAAGATCTCACTGCGCGTGCTGCGCGACGGCGACGAGTACGTGGTGTTCGCCAACGGCTTACCTTCGAACTACCAAGTGGCCGTCGAGTATTGGCGCGGCGAGCACGTAGCGCAGATGCCGCTCGCGGAGACCGTGTTGCGATTCGCTCCGTCGGCGCTCGCTTATCAACGCCGTGGTCAGCGCCCACGGTTTCAACCGGTGCGGGTCGATCGCGCCGAGGGCCTGCGCGGGCACGTGAAACGATTCTTGGACTGGGAAAAATCGACGCCGATTGAAGAGATCAACGCCAGTACCGTGAGCGGCTGGATGAAGCGCACATTGCGGAGGTGGCAAGGATGA